One Helianthus annuus cultivar XRQ/B chromosome 12, HanXRQr2.0-SUNRISE, whole genome shotgun sequence genomic region harbors:
- the LOC110899163 gene encoding protein RADIALIS-like 1 encodes MASSSMSSRGSGSWTAKQNKAFEKALAVFDKDTPDRWHNVAKAVGGKTAEEVKQHYQVLVEDVKHIESGRVPYPNYKTTG; translated from the coding sequence ATGGCATCTAGCTCAATGTCTTCCCGCGGGTCTGGTTCATGGACTGCTAAACAAAACAAGGCCTTTGAGAAGGCTCTAGCAGTATTCGACAAAGATACCCCTGACCGGTGGCATAATGTTGCCAAGGCTGTTGGTGGTAAAACTGCAGAAGAAGTGAAGCAGCATTATCAAGTCCTTGTGGAGGATGTCAAGCACATTGAAAGTGGTCGTGTTCCTTACCCTAATTACAAGACCACTGGATGA